In the Salvia miltiorrhiza cultivar Shanhuang (shh) chromosome 8, IMPLAD_Smil_shh, whole genome shotgun sequence genome, TATTAGCCATCCAAGGCTCTCCATTTGCACTCTCGAAATGGGGTGGATGTTAAAAAGACCATACTCACAAACATGTCattctaaattttaaattgaccATTTATTTGTACTCCATTTTTTATGATAAGGTATACCATGTACTTATGTAACTTTTATTTACGTTAATCGGAAACAAAAAGTAAAAGaagttaaaaaataatgaatctgGTAACATTTAAATAGAGGGCGTATATATTCATTTTGGGTTAGGGCTTATTTCTGATTTAGACCGTTTTCACATTAAAAATCTGATGACTCGTTATCagagaattattattatgttttcGGTTCTTAGCTGGCTTTCTTCACACGAAGGGAATGATGATCGTAAGGCCATATATCATTGCTATTTTCTTAAGCAAATCACTGTTATTCTTTAATTTGCTTTAAGATATATAGTCAAAACGACAACAACTACTACTACTAATCAAGAGCACaccctctcaaaaaaaaaatatcgaaAAAGAAATATCATTAGAACACGTTAAAATATTGACCGCTTAACTTACAGAGATTTCCGATAGCTTGTCTACTCACTTAGTGGAACTATGATATATAcaaattacttttattttcttttaattccttgaacaattaaaattaaagaccATGTGACAGCGAATTTGAATCCTAGACATTTAGCCTCAGATATGAATTACTCTACCACTAAAGTAACACATATACACGTACAAATTACGTTATGTGCAAGAATGTTATTTAAGATAAAATTTTATCTATATGGCATCCCtatctgaaaattttatttatatgggatTCCAGTAAATCCACAACCTTCAAGTTAATATAATGGTACTCCATAAACTAAACCATTATTAAAACTACTTCTTTCGTACTATGAAAATAGTCTGCTTCCAATTTTCACACATtaagaaaatttatttaatgttctttAGAAATacaatttatatgcaattatttTACTTTGTCCATATTTATTGCTCCACATATTATTTTCACAAACATTAAAAAATAGACTATATACTTTGAAAATTtctgaaaaagaaatgaaggactAATTTCGTATAATAGAGTAAGTATTTAGGTGAAGTAATACATATTAGGTGCCGCACGCTTATCTTTTTACTAGTCCTAGTATAAACAAGTCtctcaaaaacaaaactaaGTAATGGTGGAGAATCTTTGTCACTCAACTGAAtttccttaaaataaatttgcgAAAGTGATTGCATTCTATCATGTGAAAAATGttattcaaaattgaaaattgaaaatcgaaATTGAAGAAGTGGTAATGAATGTGGACCCTAAAACGAAGTTAATCTGAATGCGTGTTGACCTTTATTTGGAATTAAAGTGGAAAATAAAGCCTTCGATTTCATATAGTGAAACTTGAGTAATGATAACACTCCAACCCAAATTCGGTATTCCACATCCGACATCTTGCCTAATCTTTAGGAAATTACTAAGTACAATCATTTGAAAAATTAGGTGGCACTTTAATTGAGATAATTGACAAGGCTAATTACGTCCTTtttgtttacttttttttttcctttccattATAATCTAAGCGATTGTTGGGGGAAATGAAATAGCTATTCACTTTCTATGGTTTATGTTATATAAAATTGTCAAGTAATCTATGCTTGATATCTAATtttataatcaattttataatataagAGCTTATATGtaacatatacatttattatggATCTCacttgtattttatatttttaatttagtttaattaacttatGCATATGTGTTTATCCGTTTTGTATTACTCCTATTTATAAATTTGGAAAAGTGTAGATATTTTATTACGAGTATATGTTGGGTCTGATTTATAAATAAAGGCTCATGGATCCACTAATTATTGTATTCTTTAAACTTGTTCAATCATGTTAATATAGGTTCATGGATATTATTCCATCTTACAACCACGTGATCAGAAGCTAGACCCTGTGGCAACTATCTTACAACCCttgtaattttcaatttttttgttgttcATTCTATCATTGGTTTAATTTTATGGCAACTAGCGTTTCTTTTTTGTAGAAATATAACAATTatcatttaaataatatatacaaGGGGTACTATATTAATTAGTATATAcaagttacaaaaaaaatcagTTGACATAGGAATCCATCCCTTTATTTACGAACCTAAGCTGAACGCTTCGCTCTATattattcaaaattatttatttttgtgttatattttagCTGcagatataaattatttaaacaaTCTGTATTAGCAAAATATATACTTCATACGTGATAAGTTTAAGGAATCGTACATACCGagaaaataatagtaatatagTATTATTATAAAGACAATAAGATAGCATTAGTTTAGTACTTGGAGGAAAGAGCTGCGGATGCGGTGCCGTTAAGCTTATGCGGagcgaaaaagaaaaaaaaaattgatttaattcaTAATACAATACcctcaaataaaatcaaatgcGTTGTGTCTGAAATGAATTCCCACTTCCTTCTTCTTAAAACCTTCACTCACTACTTCTCCCCTCTTCTAATCAACTTCAATCCACCATTATAATGGCTCAACAACAGGTATATACTCATTCACATTCACATTCAcattctcattctcattctcattctcattgtgtgtgtgtgtgtgtgtgtgtttgcgGAGGAACAGGAAGAAGGGTGGCCGCTGGGGCTGCAGCCGGTGAATGTAAGAGTTGGTGGGCTGGATAGGAACCGTGATCTCAATGCCTCTCTCTCCTTCAACACTTTGCTCACCGCTTCCCCAATCTCCTCCGACGATTTCTCTTCTGATCTTGATACTCAGGTAAGCTTCTCTTCTCACTTTTGTATTCTTCGAAATGATAGTAAATTAAATTCAATGATAACTGAGATTGAGGGAGCGTCTACAAATCTTAATTGCTCAAGAATGTGATAATTAACAAGCTTTATTGATTTATTGAGAGTTATTACAATAGGAGGTAGGAACATTTTTCTGAAAAGTAGcatctattttataatttgtCAGAGTGAGTGAGGCAGTGTGCAACTACTTTCTCTTTTCCACATGCCccttcatcatcttcttcttttctgTCTATCTTTGACTACTCTATGCTTCCCCAATCTAAAAAGCCAAAGATGCCTACATTGTTTATGAAAGAAATTTGAGCAGATTCTTGTGAAGAATATTGATCTTATTTCGGTAGATTTTTGTTACAATGTGTGTGGTTTGGGAGAATGAAaaacaagaataaataaaagtatGACGATTGTTTGTGGTGTGTGATAAATTGAAGATGAAATGTAGCTAAAATGGAAAGAATATTGATACAGTCGACAGGTTCGTTCTTTCACGACAAGAGCATCACTCTGGGGAGCCTGATTGGCATCTCGAGCATCCTAGAGCTGTCGCGGAGATCAAGGCGGGCACGAGCTCCCGATGAGGCCGCCCGGAGCAAGAAGACGAGGACGTGGTTCCTCTCACTCTGCTCCAGGCTCAGCACCGATGCAGTCAGCATCAGCAACGCCCCCTCCCTCGCCCACCTGCTCGAAGCAGAGAGGagaggagctgctgctgctgctgctgctgtcgatGATTTCTCGCACGTCTCCAACCACAACTCGTTGTTCGTGGGCGGACATGTGGCGCCGCCTCCTCGGCCCTCATCGCCCTTCGCGAGGGACTTGCTCTCGCATCATAATGCTCACGGCCCTCCATTACTTCTCTCATGTTTGTGCGCTCATTCATCATCAAATTAACTAGATATTCTTTTCTTGGATAGTCGGAGTTAGTTTATATTGATTGGCACACGGTGTTTGGATCTATCTGACTGATTAATAACAGCAGTTTCTTCATTAAACTACGGTTTTTAAGGTTAAATTGTGAATGCGTGCCACCCTCCCTTATTTATGGCCATCTCTTCTTTAAGATTCTTCTTGTACCTTCACGTGCTCTCCTTTTTTCTCTCATAAATACAAGCCTGTATTTATTGTGTTTTATAGTTCACCTTATATTTAGAGCATCCGTGGTAGAAAGTCAAGGTGGACTCTTAAAAGTGGTCCTCACCGTTTAAAAGCTCACTCTCTCCATAGTGGAAGAGCCTTCTTTTTGACTctctaattttgttttttattttagatttatttttaatgttgtttttcattaaaattgaaaattaatccTACATTCATTGAAATTTCAAATTGCATTATAATAAAGGGGAAATCTTAGCTTAATTCAAACTAAAACTTaatcctacattgattgaaatttaaaattgcaTTACAATAAAACGGAAATCCTAACTTAATTCAAATGAAAAAAACGTAAACTAtcttaattcaaatttaaaaatcattGCGGCGTTCGATTTCATCCATCTTCTTCAAGTGAAACGCCAATTCGTCCGGATTCATAGTAGAGGTGTCCTTGACCATGATGATGTCGTCTGCGAGGTCGCGTTGGGTTTGGGAGAAAACTCCCATGACCTTGACCATAATTTCTATGGCCTCCACTGCGCGTTTTTGATCCGACAACGACTCCACCTTCTTGGCTTTTTCCTTGTCCCTTTTTGCCAccttttggccttggggccgTGGAGAGATGCTTGGCTCGCTCTTGGTGGTTGTGTAGCCTCCGCATGAGCCCTTTTAACTCTTTGAGGAGTGGACATCCTTGCCAATGGACGCGAACTTTTGAGTTTCGCGTAGCACCCTTCAAGCATGTGGATATTTGAACACACTACCATGCTCGACAGCATACATCTTTTCAGCTTGAGCGAAGATTTGGTCATCGCTCATGCTGGAGCCCCAATTCTTGCGGCACTTGTCGAATGTTGACTCCCACTACTTTACGTTCCTTTGAACTCATTGGAAATGCGACTTTATTTGCTTGACGTCGCGTGGAATGGTATTGGACGGTCGTTGCATGTTGTACTTTTTGACGATGGCGCCCTAATACGTAGCTCCCTTTTGGTCGGCACCTTTCACGGAGTCGCATGTTGCCTCCGCGTATAGAGGACAAACGAGTGTGGTCTCGGCCGGGGTGTATCCACCTCGTTGTTTGATAGACACCGACGCCGATATGTCCTCCACTTCGGGgtccgccgccgctgcctcctCATCGAAATTTGGCATTCAAGTTGATGCCTTTAAGACCGTGCAAAGCACGCGCTCAACCATTTCCTGTTGCGCAGCGGGTGCAGGGGAGGAATTCGAGGCGTGGGGGGAGAGGGTGCAGTATTGGGGTGGGGGAAGGGCGCCCAACCATTTTCGGCTGCGCACCAACCTGCGCACCCCCCCTACAGATGCTCTTATATCACCacttaaagaaataaaatacgaGATGTGatatttagagggtgtttcactaagcttattttaaaaagtttataagatatttcaaaagcttataagatgtaatttcttaaaattttataagttatcgaagtatttgaataattgagaTTATAATTTAGAGAGAAAAAATTTAactaaagagaaaaaaaaattaatacaagaAACTCGATACAGAAGATTCTTGAAGCAACCAACACTCTTGATAAATAACCATAGGCAAcgtctaatatatatatatatatatatatatatatatatatatagggaagggctaaaataagagcatttcttaagatataaaataagaatcattttcagcccttagatcatcaagatctacggttgattcgtaatcatgttggatggatttatggtcctgagtttgaatcccaaaggtagcaaaaatttatttttcacaattcagacctttatacagcgaattcatacgtgttct is a window encoding:
- the LOC130997571 gene encoding uncharacterized protein At3g17950; translated protein: MAQQQEEGWPLGLQPVNVRVGGLDRNRDLNASLSFNTLLTASPISSDDFSSDLDTQSTGSFFHDKSITLGSLIGISSILELSRRSRRARAPDEAARSKKTRTWFLSLCSRLSTDAVSISNAPSLAHLLEAERRGAAAAAAAVDDFSHVSNHNSLFVGGHVAPPPRPSSPFARDLLSHHNAHGPPLLLSCLCAHSSSN